One Bacillus sp. 1780r2a1 DNA segment encodes these proteins:
- a CDS encoding sigma-70 family RNA polymerase sigma factor — translation MKEQNDVILYNRIKQKDQAALELLYDKYERILYSFVYRLTSQADLAEEVVQEVFIKIWRGKGVYHEEKGKFSSWLFTIARNTAIDLIRKRKSDPIFSDEVFDYVEDKQAKPDEEVEWQDEKLRVQEAVSQLSEEQKQIINAVYFRGLTQQKIAEEHEIPLGTVKGRVRLALKKLKTYLSNDLERRADS, via the coding sequence ATGAAAGAACAAAATGATGTTATTTTATACAACCGAATAAAGCAAAAAGATCAAGCTGCTCTTGAATTGTTATACGACAAGTATGAACGGATTTTATACTCTTTTGTGTATCGATTAACAAGCCAGGCTGATTTAGCTGAAGAAGTTGTACAGGAAGTATTTATTAAGATATGGAGAGGAAAAGGTGTTTATCATGAAGAAAAAGGGAAATTTTCTTCGTGGCTCTTTACAATTGCTCGAAACACAGCGATTGATTTAATTCGAAAGCGAAAATCAGATCCTATTTTTTCAGATGAAGTGTTTGATTATGTAGAGGATAAACAGGCAAAACCAGATGAGGAAGTAGAGTGGCAAGATGAAAAGCTTCGCGTGCAAGAAGCAGTTTCTCAGCTTTCTGAAGAACAAAAGCAAATCATTAACGCCGTTTATTTCAGAGGGTTAACACAACAAAAAATAGCAGAAGAACACGAAATCCCTTTGGGGACAGTTAAAGGTAGGGTGCGGCTAGCATTGAAGAAATTAAAGACTTATTTGAGTAATGACTTGGAAAGGAGAGCTGATTCATGA
- the bshB2 gene encoding bacillithiol biosynthesis deacetylase BshB2, with translation MQERLLIVFPHPDDEAFGAAGVITLARQKETPVTYACITLGEMGRNMGRPLFANRETLPKIRKKELQDLAEVLDIQDLRMMGLRDKTLEFLDIEEFANRIESIIQEVKPTHIITHYPGFAVHPDHNATGAATLHAVKRMPKEERPIVWCHAFSHDRIEHIGHPDVVIDVSSVKDKKIEALKAHRSQTEAMFDGVEVDALLSNPQLERMLLREEFWTYKWDD, from the coding sequence GTGCAAGAGCGATTATTAATTGTATTTCCACACCCCGACGATGAAGCATTTGGAGCAGCTGGAGTGATTACTTTAGCAAGGCAAAAAGAAACACCGGTTACATATGCTTGCATTACGCTAGGTGAAATGGGAAGAAACATGGGGAGACCATTGTTTGCTAACCGAGAAACGCTTCCTAAGATTCGGAAAAAAGAACTTCAAGATTTAGCTGAAGTTTTGGATATTCAAGACTTACGTATGATGGGTTTACGTGATAAAACACTAGAGTTTTTAGATATTGAAGAGTTTGCTAATCGTATTGAATCCATTATTCAAGAAGTAAAACCAACTCATATCATTACTCACTATCCAGGATTTGCGGTTCACCCTGACCATAATGCAACTGGAGCAGCTACCCTTCATGCAGTAAAAAGAATGCCAAAAGAAGAGCGACCAATCGTCTGGTGCCATGCATTCTCACATGATCGCATCGAGCATATTGGTCACCCTGACGTTGTGATCGACGTATCGAGTGTAAAAGACAAGAAGATTGAAGCATTAAAGGCACACCGTTCACAAACGGAAGCGATGTTTGACGGCGTGGAGGTTGATGCTTTATTATCTAACCCGCAGCTTGAAAGAATGCTTCTTCGAGAAGAATTCTGGACGTATAAGTGGGACGACTAA
- a CDS encoding Hsp20/alpha crystallin family protein, protein MSKHFDDLDWSSLHDKVEEMLGTHFWNDFTTLLPKKFPAIDLYETEKEGIVVAELPGLQSAKDVEIKVELNTLTIQGQLPYSYEVAKPHLKINERHTGVFMRTIKLPFQFVENEIKAKYRNGLLEIKLLKQEVNQQIAIEFNEE, encoded by the coding sequence ATGTCAAAACACTTTGATGATTTAGATTGGAGTTCTCTGCATGACAAAGTTGAAGAGATGTTAGGAACCCACTTTTGGAACGACTTTACCACACTTCTACCTAAAAAATTCCCAGCAATTGATCTTTATGAGACTGAAAAAGAAGGAATTGTTGTGGCTGAGCTTCCTGGTCTTCAATCAGCTAAAGATGTAGAAATTAAAGTAGAACTCAACACCCTTACCATTCAGGGACAGCTTCCCTATTCCTATGAAGTTGCAAAACCGCATTTAAAGATTAATGAACGGCATACAGGAGTATTCATGCGCACGATTAAGCTTCCTTTTCAATTTGTAGAAAATGAAATTAAAGCTAAGTACCGCAATGGATTGTTAGAAATCAAACTCTTAAAGCAAGAAGTAAACCAACAGATTGCAATTGAATTTAATGAAGAATAA
- a CDS encoding YojF family protein produces the protein MQPIDKESVQTKLETFFHNDIYVHLETTNGAYASHVNAKAMNVGAFIRNGKVNVLGGKITGEGPYRVGLQIDLGWIYAEGLTDWEVDEHNRLLLAGHDSDGRLAVAFQLSEKPFE, from the coding sequence TTGCAACCAATTGATAAAGAGAGCGTACAAACAAAATTAGAAACTTTTTTTCATAATGATATATATGTTCATCTTGAAACAACAAATGGAGCATATGCATCTCATGTAAATGCAAAAGCAATGAACGTAGGAGCATTTATCCGCAATGGGAAAGTGAACGTATTAGGCGGCAAAATTACAGGCGAAGGACCATATCGCGTAGGGCTTCAAATTGATTTAGGTTGGATTTATGCTGAAGGCTTAACAGACTGGGAAGTTGACGAGCATAACAGATTACTGTTAGCAGGCCACGATTCCGATGGTCGTCTAGCCGTTGCGTTTCAATTAAGTGAAAAACCGTTTGAGTAA
- a CDS encoding SDR family oxidoreductase, producing MDLKLQGKKVLITGGTKGIGQAIALLFAEEGADVAVAARSEKDLDRLSARFPNIHTYKIDVTNEDERIQLMENVVKDFQGIDILINNAGGSNGGKTLETDLSLFYEAMELNYFSAVHLSKLAAEYMKKQKAGSIVNITSIFGRESGGKVTYNNAKSALISFTKSFADEVISYGIRVNSIAPGSILHETGNWKKRLEENPEKINQFVQDQIPAGRFGTVEEVANAVVFLASEKASWVVGASLNVDGGQSKMNF from the coding sequence ATGGATTTAAAGCTACAAGGTAAAAAGGTGCTTATAACAGGTGGGACGAAAGGGATTGGCCAAGCAATAGCCTTACTTTTTGCAGAAGAAGGAGCTGATGTTGCAGTTGCAGCTCGAAGTGAAAAGGACTTAGACCGATTAAGTGCGAGGTTTCCTAACATTCATACATATAAAATAGACGTAACGAACGAAGACGAGCGTATTCAATTGATGGAAAATGTCGTAAAGGACTTTCAAGGCATCGATATTCTAATTAACAATGCAGGAGGAAGCAATGGAGGAAAAACGCTAGAAACAGATTTATCATTATTTTATGAGGCGATGGAGCTTAATTATTTTTCTGCTGTTCATTTAAGCAAGCTTGCAGCAGAATACATGAAAAAGCAAAAAGCAGGCTCTATTGTAAACATTACTTCTATTTTTGGCCGAGAAAGTGGAGGGAAGGTAACATATAACAACGCAAAGTCTGCTTTAATTAGCTTTACTAAGTCATTTGCAGATGAAGTGATTTCTTATGGTATTCGTGTTAACAGTATTGCGCCTGGGAGCATTCTGCACGAAACAGGTAATTGGAAAAAGCGATTAGAAGAAAACCCTGAAAAGATTAACCAGTTTGTACAAGATCAAATTCCAGCAGGTCGTTTTGGAACTGTAGAAGAAGTAGCTAACGCTGTCGTTTTTCTAGCATCTGAAAAAGCTTCGTGGGTTGTTGGCGCAAGCTTAAATGTGGATGGTGGGCAATCAAAAATGAATTTTTAA
- a CDS encoding YjiH family protein, which translates to MYVHNEVKVLKQPLTEKKFALSTLLIFLLPSLLGIFLFIVPFSYKGELTIPIAILANAVQTMLESQLPLIMTIIVVATAAFTILFKLTKPAFIKNSSFLSSLFLVSWVWTITRFVGAVYVILTYFKIGPEAVWSENTGGTLLYDLIPVLFSVFLFAGLLLPLLLNFGLLELCGALFTKFMRPIFTLPGRSSIDCLASWLGDGTIGVLLTSKQYEEGYYTKREAAVIGTTFSVVSITFTIVILSYLKLEAYIIPYYLTVLLIGLVSAIIMPRIPPLSRKPDTYHENAKDHTVADETIPKEHTSFSWGMKKALNRAENNTGVKAFFKDGIQNILDMWMGVVPVVMAIGTTALIIAEYTPVFKWIGLPFEPLLALLQVPEAAEAAQTMVVGFADMFLPAVIGSSIESELTRFVIACVSVTQLIYMSEVGGLLLGSKIPIKFLDLVIIFILRTLITLPIAVIVANILF; encoded by the coding sequence ATGTATGTGCATAATGAGGTGAAAGTATTGAAACAACCCCTTACTGAAAAAAAGTTTGCTTTATCAACTTTATTGATATTCTTACTCCCTTCTCTGCTAGGGATTTTCTTATTTATTGTTCCGTTTTCTTATAAGGGAGAACTAACTATTCCTATTGCTATTTTGGCAAATGCTGTACAAACGATGCTTGAGAGTCAGCTTCCATTAATCATGACAATCATCGTTGTTGCAACAGCAGCTTTTACAATCTTATTTAAATTAACCAAGCCGGCTTTTATAAAGAACAGCTCTTTCCTATCCTCTCTTTTCCTTGTTAGTTGGGTGTGGACTATTACACGCTTTGTTGGTGCTGTATATGTTATCTTAACTTATTTTAAGATTGGACCTGAGGCTGTTTGGTCAGAAAACACAGGTGGGACGCTTTTATATGATTTAATTCCCGTATTATTCTCTGTATTTTTATTTGCTGGCCTTTTACTACCTCTTCTGCTAAATTTCGGTTTACTAGAGCTATGTGGTGCTCTGTTTACAAAGTTTATGCGTCCAATTTTTACGTTACCAGGACGTTCATCTATTGACTGTCTTGCATCATGGTTAGGTGATGGAACAATTGGTGTACTATTGACAAGTAAACAGTATGAAGAAGGTTATTATACAAAGCGTGAAGCTGCGGTAATTGGTACAACATTTTCAGTTGTATCCATTACGTTTACAATTGTTATTCTTTCTTATTTAAAGTTAGAAGCATATATTATCCCATATTACTTAACCGTGTTGCTTATTGGATTGGTTTCAGCTATTATTATGCCGCGTATCCCGCCGTTATCAAGAAAACCTGATACGTATCATGAAAATGCAAAAGACCATACCGTGGCAGACGAAACTATTCCAAAAGAGCATACGTCCTTTTCGTGGGGAATGAAAAAAGCGTTGAATCGAGCAGAAAATAATACAGGAGTTAAAGCGTTCTTTAAAGACGGAATCCAAAACATCCTTGATATGTGGATGGGCGTTGTACCTGTCGTAATGGCAATTGGTACAACTGCACTAATCATCGCAGAATACACGCCAGTATTTAAATGGATTGGCTTACCGTTTGAACCATTGCTTGCACTCTTACAAGTACCAGAAGCAGCAGAGGCTGCTCAAACAATGGTTGTTGGATTTGCTGACATGTTCCTGCCCGCCGTCATTGGATCGAGTATTGAGAGTGAATTGACTCGTTTTGTTATTGCTTGTGTTTCTGTCACACAGCTCATTTATATGTCAGAAGTTGGTGGATTACTCTTAGGTTCAAAAATTCCAATCAAATTCTTGGATCTTGTAATCATCTTCATTCTTCGCACGCTTATTACGCTTCCAATTGCTGTTATCGTAGCAAACATACTATTTTAA
- a CDS encoding AbrB/MazE/SpoVT family DNA-binding domain-containing protein: MKSTGIVRKVDELGRVVIPIELRRILNINTGDPVEIYVDEDIIILQKYSPYGACAVTGEIASDNLTFANGNVVLSKKGAERLLNELQRTLNK; encoded by the coding sequence ATGAAGTCTACAGGTATTGTAAGAAAAGTAGATGAATTGGGTCGCGTTGTAATTCCAATCGAATTGCGACGAATTCTAAACATTAATACAGGTGATCCAGTCGAAATATACGTAGATGAAGACATTATTATTCTACAGAAATACAGTCCATACGGTGCTTGTGCCGTAACTGGTGAAATTGCGAGTGATAACCTTACGTTTGCTAATGGGAATGTCGTGCTAAGTAAAAAGGGAGCGGAACGACTTCTAAACGAGCTTCAACGTACTCTAAACAAATAA
- a CDS encoding thiol-disulfide oxidoreductase DCC family protein, with translation MRKIILFDGVCNLCNHSVQFIIKNDHHAVFSFASLQSEGAAHLLSEFNLSSNQLDSVIYLEGKKLYTESTAALKIAKHLKSPWKFAYVFIIVPTPLRNFFYKIIAKNRYKWFGKQNECMIPTPDMKKRFID, from the coding sequence GTGAGGAAGATTATTTTATTTGATGGTGTGTGCAACCTTTGCAACCACAGTGTTCAATTCATTATAAAGAACGATCACCATGCTGTATTTTCGTTTGCATCTCTGCAATCAGAAGGGGCTGCTCATTTATTAAGCGAGTTTAACTTATCAAGCAATCAACTTGATAGCGTCATTTATTTAGAGGGAAAGAAGCTTTACACTGAATCCACCGCAGCTTTAAAAATTGCTAAGCACCTAAAATCACCTTGGAAATTTGCTTATGTTTTTATTATCGTTCCAACACCACTTCGCAACTTTTTTTATAAAATCATTGCTAAAAACCGCTATAAATGGTTTGGAAAACAGAATGAGTGCATGATTCCAACACCAGATATGAAGAAGCGATTTATTGATTAA
- a CDS encoding anti-sigma factor gives MSMCDKLIDFYNDNLTPGEKKSFQSHLQTCSSCQEELQELEEVLGDLTFLAAEQAPPPGMKERVLANVFHEEGQSSELSHHKEGIKQEKKLRATSRWMPLLAAALLFSLVGNGYLLLKSDSEHEVSEGPKLSQPATSIQTVTLQPANPKEGNANASIVEDNGKVNVVIQASGLQQLQKDEVYQVWLIKGDKPVPAGAFVADENGNGTVIYQMTEEQRKQQWDTMAITLEPNANNELPQGDIVLSSVL, from the coding sequence ATGAGCATGTGTGACAAGTTAATTGATTTCTATAACGACAATTTAACACCTGGTGAAAAGAAAAGCTTCCAGTCACACCTTCAAACATGTTCAAGCTGTCAAGAAGAGCTCCAAGAACTTGAAGAAGTACTTGGTGACTTAACGTTTTTAGCAGCAGAGCAAGCGCCTCCTCCAGGTATGAAAGAACGCGTATTAGCAAATGTATTTCATGAAGAAGGACAATCGAGTGAGTTATCACATCATAAAGAAGGGATTAAGCAGGAGAAGAAGCTAAGAGCGACTAGCAGATGGATGCCGTTATTAGCAGCGGCCTTACTTTTCTCATTAGTCGGAAATGGTTATCTACTGTTAAAGTCAGACAGTGAGCATGAGGTAAGTGAGGGTCCAAAACTATCCCAGCCTGCGACTTCTATTCAAACAGTTACTTTACAGCCCGCAAACCCTAAAGAAGGAAACGCAAACGCTTCTATTGTAGAAGACAATGGAAAAGTGAACGTGGTCATTCAAGCAAGCGGTCTTCAACAGCTTCAAAAAGATGAAGTCTATCAAGTGTGGCTTATTAAAGGTGACAAGCCTGTTCCTGCAGGTGCGTTTGTAGCCGATGAAAATGGGAACGGAACAGTGATTTATCAAATGACAGAAGAGCAGCGGAAACAACAGTGGGATACGATGGCAATTACTCTGGAGCCTAATGCTAACAATGAATTGCCACAAGGTGATATTGTGCTTAGCTCTGTATTATAA
- a CDS encoding helix-turn-helix transcriptional regulator, with the protein MREKRTSSGFLLKQRAFLKLYMITMTEQERLYGLRLLDVLRDEFRPFGFKPNHSEVYKALHDLIEDGVLKQVKKKKEGMKLQEVVYYKFAAGGEEKAKLYKKQLKVELERCEAMIQKAIRDNFSVVSRGIQS; encoded by the coding sequence ATGAGAGAAAAACGAACGTCTAGTGGATTTCTATTAAAGCAGCGTGCTTTTTTAAAGTTATATATGATTACAATGACCGAGCAAGAGCGCTTATATGGACTCAGGCTTTTAGACGTCCTGCGTGACGAATTTCGACCGTTTGGTTTTAAACCCAATCATTCGGAAGTATATAAAGCTTTACATGATTTAATTGAAGATGGTGTATTAAAACAAGTCAAAAAGAAAAAAGAAGGAATGAAGCTGCAGGAAGTAGTATATTACAAGTTTGCAGCTGGTGGAGAGGAAAAAGCAAAACTATATAAAAAGCAGCTAAAAGTGGAACTAGAAAGATGTGAGGCAATGATTCAAAAAGCTATTCGGGATAACTTTAGCGTTGTTTCAAGAGGTATTCAATCGTGA
- a CDS encoding 5'-3' exonuclease, producing the protein MSEKLLLIDGFNLLSRCYFATSYGREEADLPRNSKGLFTNAVRVVVQKMNNLIKQYEPTHVIVAWDVKRNETKRKQAYSFYKETRNDLPASLIQQYETLRAFFEAVGIPQLSVELYEADDVIGAFSLKWTKEKQSPAYIYSNDRDLFQLLNEHVSQIVAKPKIGDVVYTAMDFTTDYGISPSQWVDVKALLGDKSDNIPGVPGVGEKAALPLIQQYGSIEGIYAQVEDLDATFNRYKKKLKSGQELAELSLELVKIDTDIEVVNQIEWITVKFERNLALWEEELTPLELNIMLQT; encoded by the coding sequence TTGAGCGAAAAACTATTATTAATTGACGGCTTTAATTTGCTGAGCCGCTGTTACTTTGCTACATCATATGGGCGGGAAGAAGCTGATTTGCCTCGCAATAGCAAAGGGTTATTTACAAATGCGGTGCGTGTAGTTGTTCAAAAAATGAATAACTTAATTAAGCAATATGAGCCGACGCATGTCATTGTTGCATGGGATGTAAAGCGTAACGAGACAAAACGCAAACAAGCATATAGTTTCTATAAAGAAACGAGAAATGATTTACCAGCATCATTAATTCAACAGTATGAGACACTGCGTGCTTTCTTTGAAGCTGTAGGAATTCCTCAGCTCTCGGTTGAACTCTATGAAGCAGATGATGTTATTGGTGCGTTTTCTTTAAAATGGACAAAAGAAAAACAATCCCCAGCGTACATTTACAGCAATGATCGCGATTTGTTTCAGCTGTTAAATGAACATGTATCGCAAATTGTGGCCAAGCCGAAAATAGGTGATGTGGTGTATACAGCTATGGACTTTACAACTGACTATGGCATATCGCCTTCTCAGTGGGTGGATGTAAAAGCTTTGTTAGGCGATAAGTCAGATAATATTCCAGGTGTTCCTGGGGTAGGTGAGAAAGCTGCATTACCTCTTATACAACAATATGGTTCAATTGAAGGAATTTATGCACAGGTTGAAGATTTAGACGCAACTTTTAATCGATATAAGAAAAAACTAAAGAGTGGTCAAGAGTTAGCTGAATTGAGCTTAGAACTTGTAAAGATTGATACGGATATTGAAGTGGTTAATCAAATTGAGTGGATTACAGTAAAATTTGAGCGAAACTTAGCACTTTGGGAAGAAGAATTAACTCCGCTAGAACTAAACATTATGCTTCAAACGTAA
- the proC gene encoding pyrroline-5-carboxylate reductase has protein sequence MKNQKVLFIGAGRMAEAIAAGLIHTNAFINERIVMTNQRDRKRLEELQEKYVVSVTQDWEAEVESATTIVLAMPPEVHDEVLKKLSRLVTNQFVITVAAGIGPSYLEERLPAHTAVAWIMPNTAATIGESISLYAVGNSLDESHKKALAVILNSIGSSQLCTEDEVKYLTAITGSAPAFVAYFSEALIDSAMSYGVSEEIAQKLVLQMMSGSANLIKHIANPSAVRQQVTTPGGATAEGLKVMEKHRFKEMIQQAVKATNAKANGSI, from the coding sequence ATGAAAAATCAAAAAGTATTATTTATTGGAGCAGGTCGAATGGCAGAAGCTATTGCAGCTGGTTTAATCCATACGAATGCTTTTATAAATGAACGCATCGTCATGACAAACCAACGCGATAGAAAACGATTAGAAGAGCTTCAAGAAAAATATGTTGTCAGTGTGACCCAAGACTGGGAAGCAGAAGTCGAAAGTGCTACAACTATTGTTTTAGCAATGCCACCTGAAGTGCATGATGAAGTTCTTAAAAAACTCTCTAGGCTTGTAACCAATCAGTTTGTCATTACAGTTGCAGCGGGAATTGGCCCTAGCTATTTGGAAGAAAGGCTGCCAGCTCATACAGCTGTGGCATGGATCATGCCAAATACAGCAGCTACAATTGGTGAGTCAATATCGTTGTATGCAGTTGGCAACTCGCTGGACGAAAGTCATAAAAAAGCGCTAGCAGTTATTTTAAATAGTATAGGCTCCTCTCAGCTTTGTACGGAAGATGAAGTGAAGTACCTTACGGCTATCACTGGGAGTGCGCCTGCGTTTGTCGCTTATTTCTCAGAAGCATTAATTGACTCAGCTATGAGCTACGGAGTTTCTGAAGAAATTGCGCAAAAGCTTGTTTTGCAGATGATGTCAGGTTCTGCTAATTTAATTAAACATATAGCAAACCCATCAGCTGTAAGGCAGCAGGTAACTACGCCTGGAGGTGCGACAGCAGAAGGATTAAAAGTGATGGAGAAACACCGCTTTAAAGAAATGATTCAACAAGCTGTAAAGGCTACTAATGCAAAGGCGAATGGAAGCATCTAA
- a CDS encoding MATE family efflux transporter: MNQTFSKTEKTKQFLFILLPILMTQFGMFSMSFFDTMMSGRVGADDLAGVAIGSSLWMPVFTGLSGILMSVTPIVAQLIGADKKKNVAFTVIQGLYVSIIMAFIVIVIGFFVVTPILNAMNLDPDVAQIALDYLVALSIGIFPLFIYTVLRNFIDALGQTRTSMFITLLGLPINVTLNYLLIFGKLGFPKLGGVGAGYATAITYWCILAVAIWIITRKDPFQSFQVFRTVYKPAFSSFKEILGIGIPIGFAIFFETSIFSAVTLFMSTYDTVTIASHQAAINFASFLYMIPLSISMALTIVVGFEAGAKRFEDAKMYSRIGILLAVCLALLGAVFLFFFKESVAALYTTDPKVLALTTHFLVYAVFFQLSDAIQAPIQGALRGYKDVNITFFMALVSYWVIGLPLGYILANYTGLAAFGYWIGLISGLAVGAIGLSYRLKTIQKRFILSGQASKTA, encoded by the coding sequence ATGAATCAAACATTTTCTAAAACGGAAAAGACCAAGCAATTTTTATTTATTTTATTACCTATTTTAATGACGCAGTTTGGAATGTTTTCAATGAGCTTCTTTGATACGATGATGTCAGGTCGTGTTGGGGCAGATGATTTAGCCGGAGTTGCTATTGGATCAAGCCTCTGGATGCCTGTATTCACTGGACTAAGCGGTATTTTGATGTCCGTGACTCCTATTGTAGCTCAGCTAATTGGGGCTGATAAGAAGAAAAATGTTGCGTTTACAGTTATTCAAGGGTTATACGTTTCAATCATCATGGCCTTTATTGTTATTGTCATTGGATTCTTTGTCGTAACTCCCATTCTAAACGCTATGAACCTAGACCCAGACGTGGCTCAGATTGCACTAGATTACTTAGTTGCATTATCAATTGGTATTTTCCCACTATTTATTTATACCGTGTTACGTAACTTTATTGATGCACTCGGCCAAACAAGAACATCGATGTTTATTACCCTTCTTGGCTTGCCTATTAACGTTACGTTAAATTACCTGTTGATTTTTGGGAAACTCGGTTTTCCTAAGCTTGGGGGCGTTGGAGCTGGATATGCTACGGCTATTACTTATTGGTGCATTTTGGCTGTGGCAATTTGGATCATCACAAGAAAAGATCCTTTTCAGTCATTTCAGGTGTTTCGCACAGTTTATAAACCAGCTTTTTCTTCGTTTAAAGAAATACTTGGGATTGGCATTCCAATTGGCTTTGCTATCTTTTTTGAAACAAGTATCTTCTCAGCCGTTACATTATTTATGAGCACATATGACACGGTGACAATTGCTTCTCACCAAGCAGCAATAAACTTTGCATCGTTTCTGTATATGATTCCGCTCAGCATTTCAATGGCTTTAACAATTGTTGTAGGGTTTGAAGCAGGTGCTAAGCGGTTTGAAGATGCAAAGATGTACAGTCGTATCGGTATTTTACTTGCCGTTTGCTTAGCTCTTTTAGGGGCAGTCTTTTTATTTTTCTTCAAAGAAAGTGTAGCTGCTTTATATACAACAGATCCTAAAGTATTAGCCTTAACAACTCATTTCTTAGTTTATGCGGTCTTTTTTCAATTGTCCGATGCAATTCAAGCACCGATTCAGGGTGCTCTTAGAGGATATAAAGACGTGAATATTACCTTCTTTATGGCACTGGTTTCATATTGGGTAATTGGTTTACCGCTAGGATATATATTGGCAAACTATACGGGGCTTGCAGCTTTTGGATATTGGATTGGACTGATTAGCGGTTTGGCAGTAGGTGCAATTGGATTAAGTTATCGCCTTAAAACGATTCAAAAACGATTTATCTTATCAGGCCAGGCTTCAAAAACTGCATAA
- a CDS encoding GIY-YIG nuclease family protein: protein MSLTIDFAKLDVIKSLVPVQQVQSLSSKKGLYFLFDEEKELVYIGSTMNSLKQRVFAHLKNGDFQENHPIAFIGWLEIEGSRETIEALKTMLINAYFPIYNQYGIKYKHERPLRAEHTNCQVEVKKATKPPTSKVKKVGGNKRFTSASVREMANGDEAKRLWSRSEARAILHLSDAEIITLSERLLAEQYFFQRDMKKNLIFTLKDLVVMQVLLNITQHHVVKKREMKEAIRLVQKFGLVEALRISERLITKVNM, encoded by the coding sequence GTGAGTTTAACAATTGATTTTGCAAAATTAGATGTCATAAAGTCTCTTGTGCCAGTACAACAGGTACAAAGTTTATCCTCAAAAAAAGGTCTATACTTTCTCTTTGATGAAGAAAAGGAACTTGTCTATATTGGTAGTACAATGAATTCATTAAAACAAAGGGTATTTGCACATCTGAAAAACGGTGATTTTCAAGAAAACCACCCTATTGCGTTTATCGGCTGGTTGGAAATAGAAGGTTCAAGAGAAACGATTGAAGCTCTTAAAACGATGCTAATTAATGCATATTTCCCCATCTATAATCAATATGGAATTAAGTATAAGCATGAGCGTCCTCTAAGAGCTGAGCATACTAATTGTCAGGTAGAGGTAAAGAAAGCTACAAAGCCTCCTACATCTAAAGTTAAAAAAGTTGGTGGAAACAAGCGTTTTACTTCGGCTAGTGTGAGAGAAATGGCAAATGGAGATGAAGCGAAGAGGTTATGGTCTCGCAGTGAAGCACGAGCGATACTCCATTTATCCGATGCTGAGATTATTACTTTGAGTGAAAGGTTGTTGGCAGAACAATATTTCTTTCAACGTGATATGAAAAAGAATCTTATATTTACGCTAAAAGATTTGGTTGTCATGCAGGTTTTATTAAATATTACTCAGCACCATGTGGTGAAGAAAAGAGAAATGAAAGAGGCTATTCGCTTAGTGCAAAAATTTGGATTAGTTGAAGCGCTTAGAATTTCTGAGCGGTTAATTACGAAAGTAAATATGTAG